In Mucilaginibacter celer, one DNA window encodes the following:
- a CDS encoding PmoA family protein, producing MKISSKPVLAFALSMTVAVTARAQKAETVSIRQTEKSKIEIVIGGKPFTSFLYPDTLEKPVLYPIRSANGTLVTRGFPLTTRPGDPTDHPHHIGLWFNFENLNGLDFWNNSYAIPANKKSGYGWIRTDRITKIQSGKKGILAYHANWTNQQKQVILEESTRFEFSGTAADRIIDRITTLTADTDAFFKDAKDGMLGLRLAHDLQIPDTADQKFTDDKGNVTVVKGGADKVANGTYLTSAGKMGNDAWSTRSVWCKVYGKMGTDSVSITIIDHPQNPNYPTFWHARGYGLFAANPLGEKVFTNGKSEKNLRLKKGESVTFRYRIVVHSGKGTSSTEALNNEAAIFGKTK from the coding sequence ATGAAAATATCAAGCAAACCTGTTCTTGCTTTTGCTTTAAGCATGACTGTCGCGGTTACTGCCCGGGCGCAAAAGGCGGAGACAGTATCCATCAGGCAAACTGAAAAAAGTAAAATTGAAATTGTAATAGGCGGCAAGCCATTTACCAGCTTCCTTTATCCCGATACACTGGAAAAGCCTGTGCTCTACCCTATCCGCTCGGCAAATGGCACATTGGTAACACGCGGCTTTCCGCTGACAACACGCCCCGGCGATCCTACTGATCATCCTCACCACATCGGTTTATGGTTCAATTTCGAAAACCTGAACGGGCTCGATTTCTGGAATAACTCGTATGCCATCCCCGCCAATAAAAAAAGCGGCTATGGCTGGATCCGTACCGACCGCATTACAAAAATACAAAGCGGCAAAAAAGGTATCCTCGCTTATCATGCCAACTGGACCAACCAGCAAAAACAGGTGATATTAGAAGAGAGCACCCGCTTTGAGTTCAGCGGCACTGCTGCAGACAGGATCATTGACCGCATCACTACCTTAACCGCCGATACCGACGCATTTTTTAAAGATGCCAAAGACGGCATGCTTGGCCTGCGCCTGGCTCATGATCTGCAAATCCCAGATACTGCCGATCAGAAATTTACTGATGATAAGGGCAATGTAACCGTGGTGAAAGGCGGTGCCGATAAGGTAGCCAACGGCACCTACCTCACAAGTGCAGGCAAAATGGGTAACGATGCCTGGAGTACCCGCAGCGTATGGTGCAAGGTATACGGCAAAATGGGGACCGACTCGGTAAGCATTACTATTATCGATCATCCTCAAAACCCTAATTATCCTACCTTTTGGCATGCCCGTGGCTACGGTTTGTTTGCGGCCAATCCGCTGGGTGAAAAGGTGTTTACGAATGGTAAATCAGAGAAAAACCTTAGGCTAAAAAAAGGAGAATCGGTTACGTTCAGGTACAGAATTGTGGTGCATAGCGGAAAGGGAACCAGTAGTACCGAAGCTTTAAACAATGAAGCAGCGATCTTCGGAAAAACTAAATAG
- a CDS encoding Gfo/Idh/MocA family protein, with protein MEKSRRTFIRQAALAGAGVIVTSKGWSAQSYKRIIGANDRVRVGVVGFSDRHKSSHVPSFMNHYKELNFDVVAVSDIWSKRREEGAALWTDKMQHDVKAYRNNEELYDSKTVDAVFISTADFQHARHAIEAVKAGCDAYVEKPFAETMEDNRAALKAVKESGKIVQIGSQRRSGANYHAANEFIRSGKFGPITMVELTWNVNQPGRWRRPELLSQLKEQDTDWKRFIMNRPYEAFDPRKYLEYRLFWPYSSGLPGQWMSHQIDTVHWFTGLKHPRSVVANGGIYMWKDGRRNWDTILAAFDYGPLDDPKTGFQVTFGSRMHNGDEHPAEIYYSNGGELNLNTNKVSPEGGLTQKMADAMHMNANLLPELSLANTEKVVASANTGGDVLTSNHVRNWMECVRSRKEPNAPVEAGYSHSIANIMTNAAVHTGYKATFDEATQEVMANGKVFKY; from the coding sequence ATGGAAAAATCACGTCGCACATTTATCAGGCAGGCCGCTTTGGCCGGAGCCGGGGTTATTGTTACTTCAAAAGGTTGGAGTGCCCAAAGTTATAAACGCATTATCGGCGCTAACGACAGGGTGCGGGTTGGTGTGGTGGGCTTTTCAGATCGCCATAAAAGCTCGCATGTACCCAGCTTTATGAACCACTATAAGGAACTTAATTTTGATGTGGTGGCTGTATCCGATATATGGAGCAAACGCCGTGAAGAAGGAGCCGCCCTGTGGACGGATAAAATGCAGCACGACGTAAAAGCCTATCGCAATAACGAAGAATTGTACGATAGTAAAACGGTTGACGCGGTTTTTATCAGTACCGCCGATTTCCAGCACGCGCGCCATGCAATAGAAGCCGTTAAGGCCGGATGCGACGCCTACGTTGAAAAACCCTTTGCCGAGACCATGGAAGATAACCGCGCCGCTTTGAAAGCGGTTAAAGAATCGGGTAAAATAGTGCAGATTGGTTCGCAACGGCGCAGCGGGGCCAATTATCATGCCGCTAATGAGTTTATCCGCTCGGGCAAATTTGGCCCCATAACCATGGTTGAGCTTACCTGGAACGTGAACCAGCCGGGCCGCTGGCGTAGACCAGAGTTGCTGAGCCAGCTTAAAGAACAGGATACCGATTGGAAACGCTTTATCATGAACCGCCCGTATGAGGCTTTTGACCCACGTAAATATCTTGAATACCGTTTATTCTGGCCTTATTCGTCGGGTTTGCCGGGGCAATGGATGAGCCACCAGATTGATACCGTACACTGGTTTACCGGTTTAAAACATCCGCGCAGCGTGGTTGCCAACGGAGGCATTTATATGTGGAAGGACGGCAGGCGTAACTGGGATACCATTTTGGCAGCATTTGATTACGGCCCGCTTGATGACCCTAAAACAGGTTTCCAGGTTACTTTCGGCTCGCGCATGCACAACGGGGATGAACACCCTGCCGAGATCTATTACTCTAACGGTGGCGAACTTAACCTCAACACCAACAAAGTATCGCCCGAAGGCGGGCTTACCCAAAAAATGGCCGATGCCATGCACATGAACGCCAACCTGCTGCCCGAGCTTAGCCTGGCCAATACCGAAAAGGTAGTAGCCTCGGCCAATACCGGCGGCGATGTGCTTACCTCCAACCACGTACGCAACTGGATGGAATGTGTGCGGAGCCGTAAAGAACCCAATGCCCCGGTTGAGGCAGGCTACAGCCACTCTATTGCCAATATCATGACCAATGCCGCCGTACATACCGGTTATAAAGCCACTTTTGATGAGGCTACACAGGAGGTAATGGCTAACGGCAAAGTATTTAAATATTAA
- a CDS encoding IPT/TIG domain-containing protein, producing the protein MYKSLLSAFILTLLFSAKLFAQKPVISYPAVQTLYLGKTITPISVTNTGGAVPNVYYPQVIQVNKCIGGVQYFVKAPSGDYYASSYGSILHIKPDGSYTKLAGNSGNYGYADGKGAAAFFGETGGITIDKDGNLYVTDLNMRDGENSRVRKITPDGVVSTYAQKLIAPSDIVIDPNGIIYVSEPTGRIMKIAKDGKTSVFAGKIGTGAADGLGTNASFNNPKGLAIDKSGNIYVADFANNMIRKITPAGQVTTLAGTTRAGSADGSGANASFNLPESIIIDSKGYITVGEKEGSLRRINPAGQVTTLPTPYYDDKGDIYPPPLTHMMIADENDDLIVFGSNGSINTGFYKISTAGYHVAPSLPAGLVLGPDGTITGTPTWLTLKNRYKISAANQSGVGAFLITLEVVLPPDPPVISSFSPAAGYPGMAINITGSYLSATTAVTIGGKPAGFTNISPTSVTAYVPEGTTSGDITLTTAKGTSRISGFTLIPPPAISSFSPTTGWKGAVITITGTGFSDATRVTFGGTNATFKVTSPTTIEAVATEGSSGAVSVTAPSGTGSLPGFTYISAPVISSVSPSFAAAGNTVTITGSNFSNATSVKFGSVAATSYTVVSPTTISAVVAAGSSNGVTVTTPGGSSTYNDFNFIPPPVITSISPSKGGNNSSIYIYGSNLGSAQVTIGGVAAAISSNYNEWIVAMVGAGATSGNVTVTTKGGTASLPGFIFVPAPQITSFTPQSGGAGDKVTITGTNLTEVDNVSFGGVSAAFNVLSSTTIEATVGSGASGDVRIASEGGSASLPGFTHSGPSITSFSPDNAGSGETVVIKGINFTGATSVDFGGVPATSFTITSPTEISAVVGAGKSGNVTVKTSKGSASLAGFKHPGPFIQAFNPTYSGPLATTPVTITGSNFGEATGVSFGGVPAISFTVVSATTITAIPATATTSGNVVVTTPKGTDSAPGFTWVQKPTISSFTPSSQKNGGTVTITGENFIGVTSVKFGGQPARYFYALSATSITANVGNGASGDVSVTTVGGTATMSGFSYTSPVITAISPVLAAAGQTVTITGTNLDVVQSVRFGSANAASFSIISPTKILAVVATGETGDVTVGSPLGDASIGGFTYLPPPFIYSFSPTEGGMGTPVTISGINLLTTSEVTIGGIPAIIVSVGNYQVTVKAGAGATGKISLKTIAGTAEFNGFTWYPAPAITSASPMKANAETTVTINGSNFTGVSQVKFGSSFADFTVVSPTVITAKPINGESGDITVITPGGTATLPGFIFIPAPVITSFTKTGDGSSALVTVTGSNFTDVTEVSFGGVAAKSFKVLSSTSITATPGAGATGAITVKAAGGIGTKRGFLFIDPPVITSFSPAFGPIGTTVTIKGDNFNPVADKNVVYFGPVKAQVKSAAKNHLEVIVPAGANKLITVTNTDKKLSASSNLQFIVTSDKGATSFSNKFVVKINGGFDIDDFDGDGTPDFLVNSGDSLYILKHGPDPLLSKSSFTQKLLIPTSRHVNSKVIGDVDGDGKKDILFSSGIIVFMHNTSTNGNVSFEEKVLEDLDGNYDKMELRDMNGDGRPDLIMYDSAFDFYYYPNTTNGSNVSFGPKMRLTESSSGTNISLAITDIDGDNKPDPIYGCSSAGIYLYENNSLPGDLSSNDFSVNYITGPVYNYTAWYTAIADFDGDGKADLAENDIFSEQFLVSRNVSENGIINGHSLEPPKAFSNASMVGYTEVGDMDGDGKMDLLGLSYDGVYYARNQSVKGNISMATPARLINIYDLSEKITLNDMDGDGRMDLIVFVIGSKNQLTIYHNGPVTETQITAVTPLAATTGTKVTITGKNFSGATVVNFGSKAAKSFTVESPESIAAIVGEGETGAISVQTPNGTATFAGFKFVLPPVITKAEASPNGNGKLVITGSNFTTATGVTIGGLAALSYTVDSDTKITATFAGVSGDLAVTTAGGTATLPAVTVKINQVITFDALATHTYGDADFALAATSSNNTIPVTYSVDNNSIASVTDGKIHILKAGTVTITASQAGDLLNNAAADVKRVLTISKKTLQVKALDQTRVFGKANPDLTASYDGFVNGENESNLTKAPIVGATATTQSPAGIYDLTVSGGLSDNYTFVYGAGKLMITQAANNLKVAANSVTCKGQNNGSVSITAEQTANYTAVITGNGINKNYTFTTATSISNLLPGTYNVCVTNAALPENKQCFDLVITEPKDLSVYTTVNKLNKVVNITLDGGAAYNIRLNGVNYQTTQSSITLPLNTGSNSLSVSTDKLCQGVIDQVINVAGIIPYPNPFQNTINVNIGQNVAAKATIRIYEINSGALKLTKDYFNQSGVLSIDVSSLGRGIYSLNLTIDGINSVYKIIKQ; encoded by the coding sequence ATGTATAAATCACTGTTATCCGCGTTTATTTTAACGCTGTTGTTTTCGGCTAAGCTGTTTGCGCAAAAGCCGGTTATCAGCTATCCGGCCGTACAAACGCTTTACCTCGGCAAAACCATCACCCCTATTTCTGTAACCAACACCGGCGGTGCGGTACCAAATGTATATTATCCGCAGGTAATCCAGGTAAATAAATGTATTGGCGGGGTTCAGTACTTTGTTAAAGCGCCCTCGGGCGATTACTATGCCTCATCATACGGATCCATCCTCCACATAAAACCCGATGGCAGCTATACCAAACTGGCCGGCAACAGCGGCAACTATGGCTATGCCGACGGCAAAGGAGCAGCAGCTTTTTTTGGCGAAACCGGAGGTATAACTATCGACAAAGACGGCAATTTATACGTAACGGATCTGAACATGCGCGATGGGGAGAACTCGCGGGTACGAAAGATCACTCCCGATGGTGTGGTTAGCACCTATGCGCAAAAATTAATAGCACCCAGTGATATTGTTATAGATCCAAACGGTATAATTTATGTTTCTGAGCCCACCGGCAGGATAATGAAAATTGCCAAAGATGGCAAAACATCAGTATTTGCCGGGAAAATAGGAACCGGGGCAGCCGACGGGTTGGGCACCAACGCATCTTTCAATAATCCCAAAGGTTTGGCGATAGATAAATCGGGGAACATTTACGTTGCTGATTTTGCGAATAATATGATCAGGAAAATAACCCCTGCCGGACAGGTTACAACCCTTGCAGGTACTACCAGGGCCGGCAGTGCCGACGGTTCGGGCGCAAACGCCTCATTTAATCTGCCTGAAAGCATCATCATAGATTCGAAAGGATATATTACTGTTGGCGAAAAAGAAGGCTCGCTGCGAAGAATTAATCCGGCCGGACAGGTTACAACCTTGCCTACACCTTATTATGATGATAAGGGCGATATATATCCTCCTCCCCTAACGCACATGATGATAGCTGATGAAAATGATGATTTGATCGTTTTTGGCTCTAACGGCAGCATTAACACCGGCTTTTATAAAATATCAACCGCAGGCTATCACGTTGCCCCTTCATTGCCCGCCGGCTTGGTATTGGGCCCCGATGGCACAATAACCGGCACGCCAACATGGCTTACGTTAAAAAACAGGTATAAAATATCGGCGGCCAACCAATCGGGTGTTGGTGCGTTTCTCATCACGCTGGAGGTTGTTTTACCTCCCGATCCGCCGGTTATCAGCTCATTTAGCCCCGCTGCCGGTTATCCGGGTATGGCAATAAACATCACCGGTAGTTACCTATCGGCAACAACGGCTGTAACAATAGGCGGTAAACCAGCGGGTTTTACCAATATATCCCCCACAAGCGTAACGGCTTATGTACCCGAAGGAACCACCTCCGGCGATATTACGTTAACAACGGCAAAAGGGACATCCCGCATTTCGGGGTTTACACTTATCCCCCCACCGGCGATATCATCGTTTTCGCCAACTACGGGCTGGAAAGGGGCAGTAATCACTATAACAGGTACAGGTTTTTCAGATGCTACAAGAGTAACATTTGGCGGTACTAACGCTACATTTAAGGTTACTTCACCAACTACGATCGAGGCAGTTGCGACCGAAGGCTCGTCCGGAGCGGTTTCGGTTACCGCACCAAGCGGTACAGGAAGCCTTCCGGGCTTTACTTATATCAGTGCGCCTGTTATATCATCTGTATCTCCTTCGTTTGCTGCTGCCGGCAACACGGTAACCATTACAGGCAGTAATTTCAGCAATGCCACATCGGTTAAGTTCGGCAGTGTGGCGGCAACTTCTTATACAGTTGTCTCGCCAACCACAATCTCTGCAGTTGTTGCCGCCGGTTCATCCAACGGCGTTACGGTAACCACCCCGGGCGGATCATCAACTTATAATGATTTTAATTTTATCCCACCGCCGGTTATCACCTCCATATCCCCTTCAAAAGGCGGTAATAATTCATCTATTTATATTTATGGATCAAATCTTGGCTCCGCCCAGGTTACCATAGGCGGCGTAGCGGCTGCAATAAGTTCTAATTACAACGAGTGGATAGTTGCCATGGTTGGCGCAGGCGCTACCTCGGGCAACGTTACCGTAACTACAAAAGGCGGAACAGCCAGTTTACCGGGCTTCATTTTTGTACCGGCTCCGCAAATTACCTCATTTACGCCGCAAAGCGGAGGAGCCGGAGATAAGGTAACCATTACCGGAACTAATTTAACCGAAGTGGATAACGTTTCCTTTGGCGGAGTAAGCGCGGCTTTCAATGTATTGTCGTCAACCACTATCGAAGCAACTGTTGGCAGCGGTGCCAGCGGCGATGTACGGATAGCATCTGAAGGAGGAAGCGCAAGCCTACCCGGATTTACACATAGCGGACCATCAATTACCTCGTTTTCGCCGGATAACGCCGGTTCGGGTGAAACGGTAGTTATTAAAGGGATTAATTTTACGGGAGCAACCTCGGTAGATTTTGGTGGTGTACCGGCCACGTCGTTTACTATAACCTCGCCCACCGAGATCAGTGCAGTAGTAGGCGCCGGAAAATCTGGAAATGTGACAGTAAAAACATCTAAGGGAAGTGCATCGCTTGCCGGTTTTAAACATCCCGGCCCGTTTATCCAGGCGTTCAATCCAACCTATTCGGGGCCCCTGGCAACAACACCGGTAACTATTACCGGCAGTAATTTTGGCGAAGCTACGGGTGTAAGTTTTGGTGGCGTTCCGGCAATATCGTTTACTGTTGTATCTGCAACTACCATTACCGCAATACCTGCTACAGCCACCACATCGGGTAATGTTGTTGTTACTACCCCCAAAGGCACTGATAGCGCACCCGGCTTTACCTGGGTACAAAAGCCAACTATCAGCTCGTTCACGCCTTCATCGCAAAAAAACGGCGGCACGGTCACCATCACAGGCGAAAACTTTATCGGCGTTACCTCGGTTAAATTTGGCGGACAGCCGGCCCGGTATTTTTATGCACTTTCGGCAACTTCAATAACCGCTAACGTGGGCAATGGTGCAAGCGGCGATGTATCAGTTACAACCGTTGGTGGTACAGCCACCATGAGCGGCTTTAGTTACACTTCGCCTGTAATTACGGCTATCAGTCCTGTTTTGGCGGCGGCTGGTCAAACGGTTACAATAACCGGCACCAACCTGGATGTTGTACAATCAGTACGATTCGGATCGGCCAATGCTGCATCATTTTCTATTATATCGCCAACAAAAATTCTTGCTGTTGTAGCCACCGGCGAAACCGGCGACGTTACTGTGGGCAGTCCGTTGGGTGATGCCTCAATAGGCGGATTTACTTATTTGCCCCCTCCTTTTATTTACTCATTCTCGCCAACAGAAGGAGGCATGGGCACGCCGGTAACCATCAGCGGTATTAACCTTTTAACCACTTCGGAAGTGACTATCGGTGGAATACCGGCAATCATAGTAAGCGTTGGAAATTACCAGGTTACTGTTAAGGCTGGTGCCGGAGCTACGGGTAAAATATCCCTTAAGACCATAGCAGGTACGGCAGAATTTAACGGCTTCACCTGGTACCCCGCTCCTGCTATAACTTCGGCAAGCCCGATGAAAGCTAATGCAGAAACGACGGTAACTATTAACGGCAGCAACTTTACAGGTGTATCGCAGGTTAAATTTGGATCGTCGTTTGCTGATTTTACCGTTGTTTCGCCAACCGTAATAACAGCAAAACCTATAAACGGCGAATCGGGCGATATTACGGTAATAACCCCCGGTGGCACCGCAACATTACCGGGCTTTATTTTTATACCTGCACCTGTAATCACTTCGTTCACAAAAACCGGCGACGGTTCAAGTGCTCTTGTAACTGTTACAGGCAGCAACTTTACTGATGTTACCGAAGTGTCCTTTGGTGGCGTTGCTGCAAAATCATTTAAAGTTTTATCCTCAACAAGTATTACTGCTACGCCTGGAGCAGGAGCAACCGGTGCTATTACTGTTAAGGCGGCAGGCGGTATTGGTACAAAAAGAGGCTTTTTGTTTATTGATCCTCCGGTGATAACGTCTTTTTCGCCTGCTTTCGGCCCTATCGGCACCACTGTAACTATCAAAGGCGATAATTTTAATCCTGTGGCCGATAAAAACGTGGTTTACTTTGGCCCCGTAAAAGCCCAGGTTAAAAGTGCAGCCAAAAATCACCTGGAAGTGATTGTACCTGCCGGTGCCAATAAATTAATTACAGTAACAAATACTGATAAAAAATTATCTGCGAGTTCAAACCTTCAGTTTATCGTAACCAGCGATAAGGGTGCCACCAGTTTTTCAAATAAATTTGTGGTGAAAATTAACGGAGGTTTTGATATCGACGATTTTGATGGCGACGGAACCCCCGATTTCCTGGTGAACAGCGGCGACTCACTGTATATATTGAAGCATGGTCCTGATCCTTTATTATCTAAATCCTCGTTTACTCAAAAATTACTAATTCCCACGTCCCGACACGTTAACAGTAAGGTTATAGGTGATGTAGATGGGGATGGTAAAAAAGATATTTTATTTAGCAGCGGAATCATTGTTTTCATGCATAATACTTCGACAAATGGTAATGTCTCGTTTGAAGAAAAAGTATTGGAAGATTTGGATGGCAATTACGATAAAATGGAGCTCAGGGATATGAACGGAGACGGGCGACCGGATCTGATCATGTATGATAGCGCGTTCGATTTTTATTATTATCCCAATACTACCAATGGTTCAAACGTATCATTTGGGCCAAAAATGCGGCTTACCGAATCGTCATCGGGCACTAATATTTCGTTAGCTATTACTGATATCGACGGCGACAATAAGCCGGATCCTATTTATGGCTGCTCATCGGCCGGGATATATTTGTATGAAAACAATTCGTTGCCTGGCGATTTGTCGAGCAATGATTTCTCAGTTAATTATATTACCGGTCCGGTATACAACTACACCGCTTGGTATACGGCGATCGCCGATTTTGACGGGGACGGTAAAGCTGATTTGGCGGAGAATGATATTTTTTCCGAACAGTTCCTTGTATCCAGAAATGTTTCGGAAAATGGTATCATCAATGGTCATTCGCTCGAACCTCCCAAGGCATTCTCAAATGCTTCGATGGTGGGTTATACGGAAGTTGGAGACATGGATGGCGATGGAAAAATGGATTTACTCGGGTTGTCTTATGATGGGGTTTATTATGCCCGTAACCAGTCCGTTAAAGGTAATATATCAATGGCCACACCTGCGCGGCTCATAAATATCTATGATTTAAGCGAAAAAATCACCTTAAATGATATGGATGGCGATGGGAGAATGGACTTGATAGTGTTTGTTATTGGTAGCAAAAACCAACTTACAATATACCACAACGGCCCGGTTACTGAAACACAAATTACCGCAGTAACCCCATTGGCAGCCACCACCGGCACCAAAGTAACCATTACCGGCAAAAACTTTAGCGGAGCAACCGTAGTGAACTTTGGCAGCAAAGCAGCAAAATCATTCACTGTCGAGTCGCCGGAAAGCATTGCCGCTATCGTTGGTGAGGGCGAAACAGGTGCAATATCAGTTCAAACCCCGAATGGTACCGCCACGTTCGCGGGCTTTAAGTTTGTGTTACCGCCGGTAATAACAAAAGCCGAGGCATCGCCAAACGGTAATGGCAAACTGGTGATAACCGGCAGCAACTTTACAACTGCCACAGGTGTAACCATTGGCGGACTTGCCGCACTATCTTACACCGTAGATTCGGATACCAAGATAACAGCCACCTTTGCCGGTGTAAGTGGAGATTTGGCTGTGACCACCGCAGGCGGTACAGCAACCCTACCCGCAGTTACCGTTAAAATAAACCAGGTTATTACCTTCGATGCTTTGGCAACGCACACTTATGGCGATGCTGATTTTGCATTAGCCGCCACAAGCAGCAATAACACCATACCGGTTACCTACAGCGTAGATAACAACAGTATAGCCTCTGTAACCGATGGTAAAATACATATCCTTAAAGCGGGGACGGTTACCATTACCGCATCGCAGGCAGGCGACCTGCTGAATAACGCTGCTGCCGATGTGAAACGCGTGCTTACTATCAGTAAAAAAACTTTACAGGTAAAAGCTCTCGACCAAACACGGGTATTTGGAAAAGCTAACCCTGATTTAACGGCCAGCTACGATGGCTTTGTAAACGGCGAAAATGAAAGTAATCTTACAAAGGCACCAATTGTAGGCGCTACCGCCACAACGCAATCGCCTGCGGGGATTTATGATCTTACAGTCAGCGGAGGCCTTTCTGATAATTACACGTTTGTTTATGGCGCCGGTAAGTTAATGATTACCCAGGCTGCAAATAACTTAAAAGTAGCCGCCAATAGTGTAACCTGCAAGGGCCAGAATAATGGATCAGTAAGTATAACGGCAGAGCAAACTGCAAATTATACAGCCGTGATTACCGGCAACGGGATAAACAAGAACTATACTTTTACAACCGCTACAAGTATCAGCAACTTATTGCCCGGAACATACAATGTATGTGTAACCAACGCCGCACTGCCCGAAAACAAGCAGTGTTTTGACCTGGTTATTACCGAACCTAAAGATCTTTCGGTTTATACAACTGTAAACAAACTTAATAAAGTAGTGAACATTACCCTTGACGGCGGTGCTGCCTATAACATCAGGCTAAACGGGGTTAACTATCAAACAACACAAAGCAGTATAACATTGCCGCTTAATACCGGCAGCAACAGTTTATCGGTAAGCACCGATAAGCTTTGCCAGGGTGTTATAGATCAGGTTATCAACGTAGCAGGGATTATTCCATACCCTAATCCGTTCCAAAACACCATAAATGTTAATATCGGGCAAAACGTAGCTGCAAAGGCTACCATAAGGATTTATGAAATAAACAGCGGTGCGCTT